The window taaaaaataatattgattggaACACAATAAATGCTCATAAGtttatatacatttacatataaacatacctacttaagcCTTTACAGGATAATCAATATTACAAGGTTTACATTCTATTTCTTCACATGTTCACATTATttgcgaattttttttttaattatgcagTGAGCTGttttaaaatggaattttCAAGACACACATAAGTAGAATTTTGCAATCTTCCAATTACATTtctgtatgtacttacttttataatgttaaaaaggAAATGTTAGATATCATAATTTTGCAtgattataatcacgtctatatcgctttcagggtagacaaagccaccAGCCTCTCAAAGACTAAAAGACCATactcaactgtatggcttaatgatgaaactgagattcaaataattactggttgatagcccatcgcctaaaagaagaatccccagtTTATGAGCTATTCCcatagtcgtcttttacgacatccttgggaaagatgGATTAACCATGTAGTGGATCTTTTcaaaagtgccgggaaccacactgcataACTACATGTTgagtaaatttattgatataaaaatgtgtttttaagtTATGCACTCCCAAGAACTCTTTAAAAGACAGGTGGTTATATCAATACCCAAAGGAAATGcttacttataattatttacaccTTATGAAATTTACCCCCTATAACAGCCTACATGACTGTTAAAGGGggtaaatttcataatttttcattttttaatgatcttatTGTACCAGTAAACATGatgatttttgataaaaactgttttttaattaatactattAATAGAATAACAAATATGGTAACTACTTGAATAAGATCTCTTTACCAATTtataacagtaaaataaattctataaatatcacaaaaaaattgattcttAATACAACATTAAATatgttatacaaaaatatattttgattaattaatatcaACATTAATTAGCAGAGATCAGAAAAACTTTCTATAAgacataatttgtaataaattttgatttctGGAACTAAATGGCAATAGaacaaataattgtttttttttatctgttagGTTGTAGAAATAACACACAACCACTTCTCTGATCACAATCAAAATCACTTTTTCTGATCTTTGCTTTTAATAAGGCACTTGGAGCACCATTTTATTGCTACAAGTTACATGACAGTTACAAATTTGAGCATTGActgaaataaattcataatatgTACTTTCAAGTAGATTTTTGAGTAATGTCATTAACATGTTACTGCAGGCAATACTGAACAATGGCTGCACTGAATTCTCTTTTTGCATTAGATGATGTAGTCTACAGTAcgatttagatatttttatgcagCCACTTTGATAATACTGACATTATTTACCTCATTATGATCaaagataattaatataaaacccTATGTCAATgacatttcattatttcataGTTATTCTAATCATTGTACATTCCATCTAGTAAAAAATCCATCCTTTTGTAATGTCTATTCTTCCAAGCTTCTCGACCACGCCTCAATGCCATGAATCCTAATGCTACAAATAGTGGTACTGTCAAAATTGTTATAACAACTGGCATGATCATACCAGGTTGGTTACCATCACTCATTGAACTTTTCGTATTATCTGCATTAGGATTTGGTATTTGATCAGAGATAAATGTTTTGGAAGATGTTTTAACAACTTCAGCATTCTGATTTGTACCAGATAAATCATCATATGATAAAACTTCAGGCTTGTGTGGTTTGTGGGTAGTTTTTACTTCTGTACTTTTCAGATTCAGTGAAGAGTCGATTCTGGAACTGTTTCCCATTTTAGATGaatgatttttctttatttcagtaTTATTAAGCTTGACTGTTATTTGATCGTCATTTGACATTGAGTTAACAACAATAGATTCATTGTGTTCATACTCTT is drawn from Amyelois transitella isolate CPQ chromosome 6, ilAmyTran1.1, whole genome shotgun sequence and contains these coding sequences:
- the LOC106131145 gene encoding uncharacterized protein LOC106131145, with translation MLLEFLFGQLLFLPLIYGSNITALNPIKSYNITMPLNESSSNNTKITLVTEGGAITQINSNLTLPKDNNTVLMDLNKELGTPKNRSIAARKGVKLEEYEHNESIVVNSMSNDDQITVKLNNTEIKKNHSSKMGNSSRIDSSLNLKSTEVKTTHKPHKPEVLSYDDLSGTNQNAEVVKTSSKTFISDQIPNPNADNTKSSMSDGNQPGMIMPVVITILTVPLFVALGFMALRRGREAWKNRHYKRMDFLLDGMYND